In Mugil cephalus isolate CIBA_MC_2020 chromosome 7, CIBA_Mcephalus_1.1, whole genome shotgun sequence, the sequence catgtctaagtaacattaacacaaatgtcaggtccaaacgtttcccagcagaacactgaatcgtcacatgagtgtcataatattatgcctgattggtgtaaatatatatatgtatatatatatataaattagtCTTTGTAAAAACAGCTAGATTTAGAGATTCAGCTGCCCACTAAGAGACAGCTCACTCCAGAATGACTGATGCCTCATTGCTTTTAGCCGACATCGACATTCTCCCTTTAATGTGTGACTGACCTGATAAACGTGGAAGCCAATAGGGTGCAGGTCGGTGTCAGGGCGACTCTGCTGAAGGGTAATCCTGACATTAACCCCCGATGGCTCATCGCTCACTGTAAACGGGAAGCTGGGGTTCTGCCAGTGAGACAGGAAGTTCCTGCTTCCTCCGGCCGTCCTTCCCTCCACCCACGAGCCCCGGAAGTAACTGGTCTCCCACTCACCATCTGTTGTTAATGGCAGTGAGGGTGCTGGGCTTTTCAGGGCACTGAGGATGACATGACCTTTGTTATGTTGTGACTAATATAATCACAAGCAAACATCCTTTACACGAAGAAATATGACATTTAGTGTTTGGTCTCTTAATTCATGTGTTCAGCAGCTTGATattctcagtgttttcattcattttttacagGAATAAGACAGACTTGTTGACTCTCTCTTCCTCGCAAGTCATTCGAACCTGAGGGATgtggcagaggaggaaaagaccCGGATGAGAAAGCGAGCTTCTGCTCCTGGCTGGTAGGTGCTGGGGATAAGAAGGTAGTATCCAGGCTCCAGCTGCCTGCGGAGAACCACCTCCCTCTCGTAGGCATGGCAGTGAGTAGAAGCACAAGGGGGCTTGTTCAACATCCGGCTCAGATTAAAACGCTTCTTCTCCACCTGGAGAGAATTACACATTTGAGTGAAATGGCACAAAGCCGCCCACGGGCACGTCACAAGGCGGCACAAACCTTCCACGCGTGTAGAGCGATAGCCTGGTAGTGCTGGTGCTTTGTGTTCTTGCTGTCCTCGAGCGGCGTTTGTGCGTGTTTCTCAGGGTTTTTCCGTTTCCGATGCTGCAGCAGGGTCACCAGTACCTCTCCCTTCTCACACACTTTGAGCCAAAACTTGGGGTTGCTGCTGTAGCCGCTGCTGTTTCGGCTGCCACCAGCAGAGTGTCCTTTAACCCAGCGACCAGTCAGCTGATGACTGTGTGGCAGCAGATTTCCTGTGAAAAAGGTTAAAGGAGGTTAAAATCTGAGACTGAGATTAGGAAATATCTTTAGCTAAATGATTTTGAAGTGACCTGTATAAATGCTCTTTAAGTGCCCTTCTTCACTGATGGGATATCCCACCGTCACATCATCGAAGTGGGTCATAAATTCGGCCTCGTCCAACCAGAACTCGCCCTCGGCCACCCTGGCTCGTAGGTCTGAGGCGCAAACAGGGTCAACAGTGCTCCAACCTGCTCCACTGCAGAGAGACGTAGACAAGAGATGGATCTGACTGTCTGGACTTTCCACCACTTACAAACTTGTTGATATAACGGGTGTGTGACTATGAACGCCTTAAAGTCACTGTTTCACATGGTTCAATACTTgccaacaacaaccacattcagagtttttgtttattcaatTATTAAACTTGACTATTTATAACTGTTTATTCTTTTAGTGTGTGGATCGTCTCTATCAAAACTACTTTCACAGTCAACATTCTTCAGTAAATGGTTGTGAAACTGAAGAAAAGCTTTAAATGCATAGTGACAATGAGATGAAACACGCCGTCACTTGAATTAAGCCTGGCTTACttttcacatttaaagctgACTGATGGACATCTAGATTCAGCTAAACTCCGTTTTGAAGACGCTGactctaaaacacacacgccTACCATATCCAGGCCCCTCCCCAGCAGCATCTTCCCCAAGGGTTTCTGATCCTGAGCAGCCGCACTTCACCCTCTGACAGCTTCTTCACGTCCAGCCACTCCATGACAGTCAGAGCGTGGTACTGATCCAGCTCACTCACTCCTACGACAGACAAGAGGTTTGACAGGTAGCAGGGAACCACTCAACGCATCAACTAGAAGGAAACCCTTTCCTGACCTCCAGGGGTGCTGTGAGTGGAGCAGCTGAGCGCACAGTCGTCCCTCACGGGGTACAGGAGGTTCAGGTCCAGCCTTCTCCTCCTTACTTGGTCACTGTCCTGCTCTGTtcgctccccctcctcctcctcctctaaaccAAAGTCTCCCAGGCTCCAGTGCTCAGTTAGACCTCCAGTCAAATCCACCAGGGCCTCAGACACCTGCCCTGCCCACAGTTGCTCATATGAACCATAAAGCCTGGAGAGGATCCAGTGGATAAGTGGTGAGATATGcagtaaaacacaacaaaattcaTGATGTGGTCAGTTTAAAGATGCTACTTACTTAGCATAGGCCTTCTCCAGCAAGGCCACCCAAAAGGCAGTGGGGGAGTGGCAGCGCGAGAAGCAAAGAGAGGAATTAATACAAGGCAGTCGGTCGTCGATTGTCACCTCTGTCCAGTGTCCCCGCTGCCAAAAGCAAAACCTAAAGGAGCCCCTGTAGCTGCTGTCACCCCACTGCGGCTGGTCTGGAGGCAACACCTACAGCAAGGGAAGCGCAAAAGGTCCTTTTTAATGCCCACTCTTCAGATTCAGTTTAAAGTCAGAGCTGCAGATCCTAATCTACATGCACCCTCACCCCGCTAGCCTTTTACACCCACACAccttctctcacacacacgctctccTGCTGACAATCAAACAATTGTGTGCGTTTAACACAGGGGTCTTATGCTCTCatagtgacaataaagactcttgattacTTGATCACTAAAGACCTATTAAAATCTGTCAGATAACACAGCAGTGCAGTTTGTGTACCTTGTTCAAAAGCTGTTTGCTCTTGAGCAGGAAGGTGCATGCACAGAGAAACCAGCAGTCTCCTAACAGGCCTTGTTTCACGTGAGCCAAGTTGATGTTGTCTGGAAAGAGAGCTGGCGCCTGGCAGATCTCCTGGGGgtgtggaaattaaaataaaataaaatgactcgCTACACGAAAAGAGTACAAAGAGTGTTGGCTTCAAAAGCATTAGTTAAAATAGACTTAAAGGGCAGTTAACAGGAGACaaaagattctcagtcatccaggtcatgcgtctaagaacaaaaccaaaacaaagacaactgcaGTCATCTTGAGGACGTGTCACCATCATTCAAGTGgcctcttcagttctaaatgactggtgaggggtttaggttttttttctctatctgGAACATCTGTAGGTGGTTAGCTTGAACAACGTCCCCTAATTGCAGTTGGGTATTGGATAGTAAAGAGACTCTACACTTTGATGAGAAACTCAAGAAAGTCCAGCTGAAAGTCTGCATTGTTTCCAGACAGGTTAAAGTATTATGTAAGTTGAACAATAACTTTGCTCCATCTCATTTCATAGTCAAATCCACCACCTGATTCAGGAAATTCCTCGACGCCTGAGCGCGTCATCCTGTGATGGGTGTTACTGAGCCAGTACTCACACGTGCTGAGCAACATCTCACCCGTGACAAGAAAAAACACGGGTTGAATTCACCTTGGCATTTCCTATTTCCTCTTGGCACGTCACACTAAACCACTGTACCTGCGGCCGCAGCCAGGTGATGTCTCCTTGCAGCCTGGCGATGGGCGTGAACCTGTCAGAGAACAGGGACGCGTCCTCATCGGGGAAGTCCCGGTCCTCAAACAGACCCCCACTTTCTGTCCTGCCCTCCTCTTTCATGACTGCTACGCGTTGGGCCTGGATACCTGCCAGGTCTGTGGGTGTACCTCAGCCAGCTGTGACCACCCCCACTGCAGCCATTACACCTGCATTACACctagaaacaaaacactgatgttACACATGCACAGGGGCTAATAAGAGATGCTGTACACGCAATACACTGCAAAGAAAGGCTCAAATGTAATTATATGGCTCTTACTTTGCTCCCTTGTAAGCATCTTTCCCTCGTAGCTGTCATTATTGATATCGACACGgctagcacagttagcttcaGCTAGCTGGTGCTGCGTTCAGGGACCGGGCGTGCTGGCATCCTCATATCGCTCCATCTTATCATGGTTTCAGACACCTAACCACAGCGACTTTTTATCAGCGTGGCACATTTCGCTATGAGTTAAACCCAAACCAGACTCTTTGCAGtcatcttggagaaattaaacacACGGGAAGTGCCTTCCGCCTCGGACATCCAGCCGGTCCCTCATGAGGTGAATCCTTCCTGGGCTGGAGGGGCAGTGCCCCCCACCGCCGAACCTCTGAATTACACTCTGTGTGGACACATGCCACGgtgtgaattaataaaaaataatacagcaaCAACCCTGTGACAGGTCACGGCTTCAGTGAATGCCATAATGTTCAAATTATTTTAGATAAACATCAGTGAAGTTAAAATCAGTGGAGGccacaacaaagaaagaagatataaaaatgtatatcaaaAGTTTAGAAACCCTGAAAAACTACAAGTATGTATAAATCAAAATGCATACAACTAGGTCTGAAGAAGACAGTCCTAATGAGTTCTGTGGGTTGTTCAGCTGGgaaatgtaatatttgacaAAATACATAGTATTTACCTATTCTtatgaaatgattgtgacaatgtgatttgtgtaaacaggaataaaaaagaaagtgtctaaaaacaaaattattccaactttatgggcaacagttTACTAATCTAGACACAAATGGCCATTGGACTCACTTGAATTTGGTAGTGTgttatttgccttttttatttttatactcattgacttattttatttatttattttttatctcagaTGTTTATATTTCTAGTTAAGTGTTTAACTTCCTGTGCTGCGGGTCTTACAGTAACGCAATTAAGTCCTCTGTAAGTGCTGCACATACAGCAGAATTGATAATAGAGCAATAATTGGCTTGATGTGATATTTTggacgtgattttttttttttgtttgttttttgtttttttacaataaattaacaaaagtGAGTCTAAGCAGCAGCTGGGATAGTGTCAACAAGAGCATTATAACCTTGAATAAAGTATAATTTATCTCAGGGCTGCGTTTTAGTGCAGTGGTCATGCTTAATGaactggaaaacacatttactaACAGGGTTTTCATAATGTCTT encodes:
- the capn10 gene encoding calpain-10, giving the protein MKEEGRTESGGLFEDRDFPDEDASLFSDRFTPIARLQGDITWLRPQEICQAPALFPDNINLAHVKQGLLGDCWFLCACTFLLKSKQLLNKVLPPDQPQWGDSSYRGSFRFCFWQRGHWTEVTIDDRLPCINSSLCFSRCHSPTAFWVALLEKAYAKLYGSYEQLWAGQVSEALVDLTGGLTEHWSLGDFGLEEEEEGERTEQDSDQVRRRRLDLNLLYPVRDDCALSCSTHSTPGGVSELDQYHALTVMEWLDVKKLSEGEVRLLRIRNPWGRCCWGGAWICGAGWSTVDPVCASDLRARVAEGEFWLDEAEFMTHFDDVTVGYPISEEGHLKSIYTGNLLPHSHQLTGRWVKGHSAGGSRNSSGYSSNPKFWLKVCEKGEVLVTLLQHRKRKNPEKHAQTPLEDSKNTKHQHYQAIALHAWKVEKKRFNLSRMLNKPPCASTHCHAYEREVVLRRQLEPGYYLLIPSTYQPGAEARFLIRVFSSSATSLSALKSPAPSLPLTTDGEWETSYFRGSWVEGRTAGGSRNFLSHWQNPSFPFTVSDEPSGVNVRITLQQSRPDTDLHPIGFHVYQVREGESEQTIPRDEDPVASCIPHCYTQDVSHACSLPPGAYTIVPSTYQPDCSANFTLSLARRTHRKVVKSQERLGKAIQEVSHISVMQS